A window of the Janthinobacterium agaricidamnosum NBRC 102515 = DSM 9628 genome harbors these coding sequences:
- the rplQ gene encoding 50S ribosomal protein L17 produces the protein MRHGHGLRKLNRTSSHRLAMLRNMTVSLLRHEAIKTTLPKAKELRRVIEPILTLGKTDTLANKRLAFNRLRDREMVVKLFAELGPRYANRNGGYLRILKMGFRVGDNAPMAYIELLDRPEVTEVEEAVAAE, from the coding sequence ATGCGTCACGGTCACGGCCTCCGTAAACTGAATCGTACTTCGTCCCACCGTCTGGCGATGCTGCGCAACATGACAGTATCCCTGCTGCGTCACGAAGCGATCAAAACCACCTTGCCAAAAGCGAAAGAACTGCGCCGCGTTATCGAGCCGATTCTGACCCTGGGCAAAACCGACACCCTGGCAAACAAGCGTCTGGCCTTCAACCGCCTGCGCGACCGCGAAATGGTTGTCAAACTGTTCGCTGAACTGGGCCCACGTTACGCTAACCGTAACGGCGGCTACCTGCGCATCCTGAAAATGGGTTTCCGCGTCGGCGACAACGCTCCTATGGCTTACATCGAGCTGCTGGATCGTCCGGAAGTCACCGAAGTGGAAGAAGCAGTCGCTGCCGAGTAA
- a CDS encoding DNA-directed RNA polymerase subunit alpha, protein MQNSLLKPRIIDVEALGAGHAKVVMEPFERGYGHTLGNALRRVLLSSMVGYAPTEVTIAGVVHEYSSLDGVQEDVVDLLLNLKGVVFKVHNRDSVTLTLKKEGEGAILASDIDLPHDVELINPDHVIAHLTAGGKLDMQIKVEKGRGYVPGNVRRLSEDTNKTIGRIILDASFSPVRRVSYSVESARVEQRTDLDKLIINIETNGVISPEEAIRQSARVLVDQLNVFAALEGTEAAAEAPSRAPLVDPILLRPVDDLELTVRSANCLKAENIYYIGDLIQRSENELLKTPNLGRKSLNEIKEVLASRGLTLGMKLENWPPAGLEK, encoded by the coding sequence ATGCAAAACAGTTTGTTGAAGCCACGTATTATCGATGTAGAGGCGCTCGGCGCCGGCCACGCTAAAGTCGTGATGGAGCCGTTCGAACGCGGCTATGGCCATACATTGGGTAACGCGTTGCGCCGCGTCCTGTTGTCGTCGATGGTAGGCTACGCGCCGACCGAAGTGACGATCGCCGGCGTCGTACACGAATATTCCTCCCTCGATGGCGTGCAGGAAGACGTCGTCGATCTGTTGCTGAACCTGAAGGGTGTGGTTTTCAAGGTCCACAACCGCGATTCGGTCACCTTGACCCTGAAAAAAGAAGGCGAAGGCGCGATCCTGGCTTCCGACATCGATCTGCCGCACGACGTCGAGCTGATCAACCCGGACCACGTGATTGCCCACTTGACCGCTGGCGGCAAGCTGGACATGCAGATCAAGGTCGAAAAAGGCCGTGGCTACGTTCCTGGCAACGTGCGCCGCCTGTCCGAAGACACCAACAAGACCATCGGCCGCATCATCCTGGACGCGTCGTTCTCGCCAGTGCGCCGCGTGTCGTACTCCGTTGAATCGGCGCGCGTCGAACAGCGTACCGACCTGGACAAGCTGATCATCAACATCGAAACCAACGGCGTGATTTCGCCGGAAGAAGCGATCCGTCAATCGGCCCGCGTGCTGGTTGACCAGTTGAATGTGTTCGCTGCCCTGGAAGGCACCGAAGCCGCCGCCGAAGCGCCATCGCGCGCGCCGCTGGTCGATCCTATCCTGTTGCGTCCAGTCGACGACCTGGAGTTGACCGTGCGTTCGGCAAACTGCCTGAAAGCGGAAAACATCTACTACATCGGCGACCTGATCCAGCGTTCGGAAAACGAACTGCTGAAAACGCCGAACCTGGGCCGCAAGTCCCTGAACGAAATCAAGGAAGTGCTGGCGTCGCGCGGCTTGACCTTGGGCATGAAGCTGGAAAACTGGCCGCCTGCCGGCCTGGAAAAGTAA
- the rpsD gene encoding 30S ribosomal protein S4, with protein MARYIGPKAKLSRREGTDLFLKSARRSLDSKCKLDVKPGQHGVKSGARTSDYGNQLREKQKVKRMYGVLERQFRRYFAEADRRKGNTGETLLKLLETRLDNVCYRMGFGSTRAEARQLVSHKAFTVNGIVVNIASYSVKVGDIIAVREKSKKQVRIVEALSLAEQVGMPSWVSVDAKKMEGTFKSLPERNEIANDVNESLIVELYSR; from the coding sequence GTGGCACGTTATATCGGACCTAAAGCAAAACTTTCCCGCCGTGAAGGCACTGACCTGTTCCTGAAGAGCGCTCGTCGTTCGCTCGACTCGAAGTGCAAACTGGACGTCAAACCAGGCCAACACGGTGTCAAATCCGGCGCCCGCACCTCGGACTACGGTAACCAACTGCGCGAAAAGCAAAAAGTGAAGCGCATGTACGGCGTGCTGGAACGTCAATTCCGCCGCTACTTCGCTGAAGCAGACCGTCGTAAAGGCAACACCGGCGAAACGCTGTTGAAGTTGCTGGAAACCCGTCTGGACAACGTTTGCTACCGCATGGGCTTTGGCTCGACCCGCGCTGAAGCGCGTCAACTGGTCAGCCACAAAGCGTTCACCGTGAACGGTATCGTTGTCAACATCGCTTCGTACTCGGTCAAAGTAGGCGACATCATCGCTGTTCGTGAAAAATCGAAAAAGCAAGTGCGTATCGTTGAAGCACTGTCGCTGGCTGAACAAGTTGGTATGCCTAGCTGGGTTTCGGTTGATGCCAAGAAAATGGAAGGTACCTTCAAGTCCCTGCCAGAGCGTAACGAAATCGCCAACGACGTCAACGAATCGCTGATCGTCGAGCTGTACTCGCGTTAA
- the rpsK gene encoding 30S ribosomal protein S11, with product MAKSQNNAASARVRKKVKKNVAEGIAHVHASFNNTIITITDRQGNALSWATSGGAGFKGSRKSTPFAAQVAAEAAGKVAVECGVKNLEVRIKGPGPGRESAVRALNNLGIKITEIQDVTPVPHNGCRPPKRRRI from the coding sequence ATGGCCAAGTCGCAAAATAACGCCGCATCAGCACGCGTGCGTAAAAAAGTAAAAAAGAACGTCGCTGAAGGCATCGCACATGTCCACGCTTCGTTCAATAACACGATCATCACCATCACCGATCGTCAAGGCAATGCGCTGTCGTGGGCAACTTCGGGCGGTGCAGGCTTCAAGGGTTCGCGTAAATCGACCCCTTTCGCAGCGCAGGTAGCTGCTGAAGCGGCCGGCAAGGTTGCTGTTGAGTGTGGCGTGAAGAACCTGGAAGTACGCATCAAGGGCCCAGGTCCTGGTCGTGAATCCGCCGTTCGCGCGTTGAACAACCTGGGTATCAAGATCACCGAAATCCAGGACGTGACCCCGGTACCGCACAACGGTTGCCGTCCACCGAAACGCCGTCGTATCTAA
- the rpsM gene encoding 30S ribosomal protein S13, producing MARIAGVNIPNHQHTVIGLTAIYGVGRPRAEKICASTGVATNKKIKDLDDSELEKLRDEVGKFIVEGDLRREISMNIKRLMDLGCYRGMRHRKGLPCRGQRTRTNARTRKGPRKAAQSLKK from the coding sequence ATGGCACGTATTGCAGGGGTTAATATCCCAAATCATCAGCACACTGTTATCGGCTTGACCGCCATCTACGGTGTTGGCCGTCCACGCGCAGAGAAAATCTGTGCTTCGACCGGTGTAGCAACCAACAAAAAGATCAAAGATCTGGACGACAGCGAACTGGAAAAGCTGCGCGATGAAGTAGGTAAATTCATCGTCGAAGGCGATCTGCGTCGTGAAATCTCGATGAACATCAAGCGTTTGATGGATCTGGGTTGCTACCGCGGCATGCGTCATCGCAAGGGTCTGCCTTGCCGTGGCCAGCGTACGCGTACCAATGCACGTACCCGCAAGGGCCCGCGTAAAGCAGCTCAATCGCTGAAAAAATAA
- the rpmJ gene encoding 50S ribosomal protein L36, which translates to MKVLASVKRICRNCKIIKRKGVVRVICVEPRHKQRQG; encoded by the coding sequence ATGAAAGTTCTCGCATCAGTCAAGCGGATCTGCCGCAACTGCAAGATCATCAAGCGCAAAGGCGTAGTCCGCGTTATCTGCGTGGAACCGCGTCACAAGCAGCGTCAAGGTTAA
- the infA gene encoding translation initiation factor IF-1 — protein MAKDDVIQMQGEILENLPNATFRVKLENGHVVLGHISGKMRMNYIRILPGDKVTVELTPYDLSRARIVFRTK, from the coding sequence ATGGCAAAAGACGACGTCATACAGATGCAGGGCGAGATTCTTGAGAATCTCCCAAATGCAACATTTCGAGTGAAGCTGGAAAACGGACACGTGGTGCTCGGACATATTTCAGGTAAAATGCGGATGAATTATATTCGCATCCTTCCTGGCGATAAGGTGACAGTGGAGTTGACGCCTTACGATCTGAGCCGAGCACGCATTGTGTTCCGGACCAAGTAA
- the secY gene encoding preprotein translocase subunit SecY, producing the protein MATNPQLAKSAAAGFPWGRLWFLLGALVVYRIGAHVPVPGIDPTQLAALFKEHEGGVLGMFNMFSGGALSRFTVFALGIMPYISASIIMQLLSIVSPQMEALKKEGEAGRRKITQYTRYFTVALALFQALGIAVALESQPNLVLDPGLAFRFVTVVTLLTGTMFLMWLGEQITERGLGNGISIIIFAGIAAGLPSALGGLFSQVSTGAIGSVSAIFIVILIGVVTFFVVFVERGQRKILVNYAKRQVGNKIYGGQTSHLPLKLNMAGVIPPIFASSIILFPATIVDWFSKGADNANPAVRFLKDLAASMGPGEPIHALLYAVAIVFFCFFYTALVFNSKETADNLKKSGAFIPGIRPGEQTARYIDKILTRLTLAGAVYITLVCLLPEFMQAQWKVPFYFGGTSLLIIVVVTMDFMAQVQNYVMSQQYDSLLRKANFKGGIPTR; encoded by the coding sequence TTGGCGACTAATCCACAACTTGCTAAAAGTGCAGCGGCCGGCTTCCCATGGGGACGGCTCTGGTTTTTGCTTGGCGCATTGGTGGTTTATCGTATCGGTGCTCATGTCCCGGTTCCCGGGATTGACCCGACACAATTAGCCGCGCTGTTCAAGGAGCACGAAGGCGGCGTCCTGGGCATGTTCAACATGTTCTCGGGCGGTGCCTTGTCTCGTTTTACAGTGTTTGCGCTGGGTATCATGCCTTACATTTCGGCCTCGATCATCATGCAGTTGTTGTCGATCGTTTCGCCGCAGATGGAAGCGTTGAAAAAAGAAGGCGAAGCAGGCCGTCGCAAGATCACCCAGTACACCCGGTATTTCACGGTGGCGCTGGCGTTGTTTCAAGCGCTGGGCATTGCAGTCGCACTGGAATCGCAACCGAATCTGGTCCTGGACCCTGGTCTTGCGTTCCGCTTCGTAACGGTCGTTACCTTGTTGACCGGCACTATGTTTTTGATGTGGTTGGGAGAGCAAATCACCGAGCGCGGCTTGGGGAATGGCATCTCGATCATCATTTTTGCCGGGATTGCAGCAGGTCTGCCATCGGCTCTGGGCGGTTTGTTCAGCCAGGTGTCGACGGGCGCGATCGGTAGCGTATCCGCGATTTTCATCGTGATCCTGATCGGCGTGGTAACGTTCTTCGTGGTATTTGTCGAACGTGGCCAGCGCAAAATCTTGGTCAACTATGCGAAGCGCCAGGTAGGTAACAAGATTTATGGCGGTCAAACCAGCCATTTGCCGTTGAAGCTGAACATGGCCGGCGTGATCCCGCCGATCTTCGCTTCGTCGATCATCTTGTTCCCGGCCACGATCGTGGACTGGTTTTCAAAGGGCGCCGACAACGCTAACCCTGCGGTGCGGTTCTTGAAAGATTTGGCAGCATCGATGGGGCCTGGTGAGCCTATCCATGCGCTGTTGTATGCAGTGGCTATCGTGTTTTTCTGTTTCTTCTATACCGCGCTGGTGTTTAACAGCAAGGAAACAGCGGACAACTTGAAGAAAAGCGGCGCATTTATTCCCGGGATTCGTCCAGGCGAGCAAACAGCACGTTACATCGACAAGATCCTGACACGGTTGACACTTGCCGGCGCAGTCTACATCACCCTGGTATGTTTATTGCCGGAATTTATGCAGGCCCAGTGGAAAGTGCCATTTTATTTTGGCGGCACTTCTTTATTGATTATTGTAGTTGTCACCATGGATTTCATGGCACAAGTACAGAACTACGTGATGTCGCAGCAATATGATTCGCTGCTGCGCAAAGCAAATTTCAAGGGCGGAATTCCGACGCGATAA
- the rplO gene encoding 50S ribosomal protein L15, producing the protein MELNTIAPAEGAKHYKRRVGRGIGSGLGKTSGRGHKGQKSRSGGFHKVGFEGGQMPLQRRLPKRGFKSMHATFKAEVRLSDLNNLAVGEVDILVLKQAGVLGVLARDVRVILSGEITKAVNLKGLKVSAGAKAAIEAAGGSVA; encoded by the coding sequence ATGGAATTGAACACTATTGCACCAGCCGAAGGCGCCAAGCATTACAAGCGTCGCGTCGGCCGCGGTATCGGCTCTGGCCTGGGTAAAACCTCGGGCCGTGGTCACAAGGGTCAAAAATCGCGTTCGGGCGGCTTTCATAAAGTCGGTTTCGAAGGCGGTCAAATGCCTCTGCAACGCCGTCTGCCTAAGCGCGGTTTCAAATCGATGCACGCCACCTTCAAAGCTGAAGTGCGCCTGTCCGATCTGAACAACCTGGCGGTTGGCGAAGTCGACATTCTGGTCTTGAAGCAAGCTGGCGTTCTGGGCGTGTTGGCCCGTGACGTGCGCGTGATCTTGTCCGGCGAAATCACCAAAGCGGTGAATTTGAAGGGCTTGAAAGTGTCCGCTGGCGCGAAAGCCGCCATCGAAGCAGCCGGCGGCTCAGTAGCCTGA
- the rpmD gene encoding 50S ribosomal protein L30 produces MTNTVKVQLVKGLIGTRESHRATVRGLGLRRVNSVSELQDTPSVRGMINKVSYLVKVVG; encoded by the coding sequence ATGACAAACACAGTCAAAGTGCAATTGGTCAAAGGCTTGATCGGTACGCGCGAATCGCATCGCGCTACCGTGCGCGGTCTGGGTCTGCGTCGTGTAAATTCGGTTTCCGAACTGCAAGACACCCCATCCGTACGCGGCATGATCAATAAAGTATCGTATCTCGTTAAAGTTGTCGGGTAA
- the rpsE gene encoding 30S ribosomal protein S5 encodes MAKMQAKMQGDKPDDGMREKMIAINRVTKVVKGGRIMGFAALTVVGDGDGRVGMGKGKSKEVPVGVQKAMEEARRNLVKVPLKNGTLQHTVTGRHGASKVLMNPAKPGTGVIAGGAMRAIFEVMGVTDVVAKSTGSNNPYNLVRATLNGLAKMSTPADIAAKRGKSVEDILA; translated from the coding sequence ATGGCAAAAATGCAAGCAAAAATGCAAGGCGACAAGCCGGATGACGGCATGCGCGAAAAAATGATCGCGATCAACCGCGTGACCAAAGTGGTCAAGGGTGGTCGTATCATGGGTTTTGCGGCTCTGACCGTGGTTGGCGATGGCGATGGCCGCGTCGGCATGGGCAAGGGCAAGTCGAAAGAAGTGCCGGTCGGTGTGCAGAAAGCAATGGAAGAAGCACGCCGCAACCTGGTCAAGGTTCCGCTGAAAAACGGTACCCTCCAGCACACCGTCACTGGTCGTCACGGCGCCTCCAAGGTGCTGATGAACCCGGCTAAACCGGGTACCGGCGTGATCGCCGGCGGCGCAATGCGCGCGATCTTTGAAGTAATGGGCGTGACCGACGTGGTGGCGAAATCCACCGGTTCGAACAACCCTTACAACCTGGTTCGCGCTACATTGAACGGCTTGGCAAAAATGAGCACTCCTGCCGATATCGCTGCCAAACGCGGCAAATCGGTCGAAGACATTCTGGCTTAA
- the rplR gene encoding 50S ribosomal protein L18, whose amino-acid sequence MDKKESRLRRGRQTRIKIAELKVNRLSVHRTNLHIYANLISPDAKVLVSASTAEAEVRAELAGQSGKGGNAAAAALIGKRVAEKALKAGITEVAFDRSGFRYHGRVKALAEAAREAGLKF is encoded by the coding sequence ATGGATAAGAAAGAATCACGGCTTCGCCGCGGACGCCAAACCCGCATCAAGATCGCGGAATTGAAAGTAAATCGCTTGTCGGTGCACCGCACCAACCTGCACATTTACGCCAACCTGATCAGCCCGGACGCTAAAGTCCTGGTTTCGGCCTCGACCGCTGAAGCTGAAGTACGCGCTGAACTGGCAGGTCAATCCGGCAAAGGCGGCAATGCCGCCGCTGCAGCCTTGATCGGCAAGCGCGTCGCTGAAAAAGCGTTGAAAGCAGGGATTACCGAAGTCGCGTTTGACCGCTCCGGTTTCCGTTACCACGGCCGTGTGAAGGCGTTGGCAGAAGCCGCGCGTGAAGCCGGTCTGAAGTTCTAA
- the rplF gene encoding 50S ribosomal protein L6, giving the protein MSRVAKMPIVVPAGAEVAISAQAITVKGPLGVLTQVLTGLVKVENNAGTLSFDVANDSREANAMSGTLRALVNNMVVGVTKGFEKKLNLVGVGYKAQAQGDKLNLSLGFSHPVVHDMPAGVTCATPTPTEILIKGIDRQQVGQVAAEVRAYRAPEPYKGKGVRYADEVVKLKETKKK; this is encoded by the coding sequence ATGTCTCGAGTAGCTAAAATGCCTATCGTAGTGCCGGCTGGCGCCGAAGTCGCCATCTCCGCACAAGCGATCACCGTAAAAGGCCCGCTGGGCGTACTGACCCAGGTCCTCACCGGCCTGGTCAAAGTAGAAAACAATGCAGGAACCCTGAGTTTCGACGTGGCTAACGACAGCCGCGAAGCCAATGCCATGTCCGGCACGCTGCGCGCGCTGGTCAACAACATGGTCGTCGGCGTCACCAAGGGTTTCGAGAAAAAGCTGAACCTGGTAGGCGTGGGTTACAAGGCGCAAGCGCAAGGCGACAAGTTGAACCTGTCCCTGGGCTTCTCGCACCCTGTAGTGCATGACATGCCAGCCGGCGTTACCTGCGCAACCCCGACCCCGACCGAGATCCTGATCAAGGGTATCGATCGTCAACAGGTCGGCCAGGTAGCTGCCGAAGTTCGTGCTTACCGCGCTCCTGAGCCTTATAAAGGCAAGGGCGTTCGCTATGCGGACGAAGTGGTTAAGCTTAAAGAAACCAAGAAGAAGTAA
- the rpsH gene encoding 30S ribosomal protein S8, with amino-acid sequence MSMSDPIADMLTRIRNAQGVQKTTVAMPSSKVKIAIANVLKDEGYIEDFAVAEAGGKAELKIGLKYYVGRPVIERLERVSRPGLRVYKGKDEIPTVMNGLGVAIVSTPQGVMTDRKARATGVGGEVICYVA; translated from the coding sequence ATGAGTATGAGCGATCCTATCGCCGATATGCTGACCCGCATTCGCAACGCCCAAGGCGTTCAAAAAACGACCGTGGCCATGCCATCGTCGAAAGTCAAAATTGCGATTGCCAACGTCCTGAAGGACGAGGGTTACATTGAAGATTTCGCCGTTGCCGAAGCTGGTGGCAAGGCGGAACTGAAGATCGGTTTGAAGTATTATGTTGGCCGTCCCGTCATCGAGCGCCTCGAGCGCGTTTCCCGTCCAGGGCTGCGCGTCTACAAGGGCAAGGACGAGATCCCTACTGTGATGAATGGCTTGGGTGTGGCGATCGTGTCGACTCCGCAAGGCGTCATGACTGACCGCAAAGCACGCGCTACCGGTGTCGGCGGCGAAGTTATTTGCTACGTGGCTTAA
- the rpsN gene encoding 30S ribosomal protein S14, whose protein sequence is MAKLALINREQKRVDLAAKFAVKRAALKAIVDDQSKSEEERYEARLKLQALPRNSNPTRQRNRCAITGRPRGTFRKFGLGRIKLREFAMRGEIPGMTKASW, encoded by the coding sequence ATGGCAAAATTGGCACTGATTAACCGTGAGCAAAAGCGTGTAGACCTGGCTGCGAAATTCGCCGTCAAACGCGCTGCGCTGAAGGCCATCGTTGATGACCAGTCGAAATCGGAAGAAGAGCGTTACGAAGCGCGCTTGAAATTGCAAGCGCTGCCACGTAACTCGAATCCGACGCGTCAACGCAACCGTTGCGCGATCACCGGTCGTCCGCGCGGCACATTCCGTAAATTCGGTCTGGGTCGTATCAAGCTCCGTGAATTCGCCATGCGTGGTGAAATTCCGGGTATGACAAAAGCAAGCTGGTAA
- the rplE gene encoding 50S ribosomal protein L5: protein MARLQEFYKEKVVADLTTKFGYKSSMEVPRLTKITLNMGVGEAIADKKVLEHAVADLTKIAGQKPVTTKSRKAIAGFKIREGYPIGTMVTLRGARMYEFLDRFITVALPRVRDFRGVNGRAFDGRGNYNIGVKEQIIFPEIEYDKIDALRGMNISITTTAKTDDEAKALLAAFKFPFRN, encoded by the coding sequence ATGGCACGTCTCCAAGAATTCTATAAAGAAAAAGTCGTCGCCGACCTGACAACCAAATTCGGTTACAAGTCGTCGATGGAAGTTCCGCGCCTGACCAAGATCACCCTGAACATGGGTGTGGGCGAGGCAATCGCGGACAAGAAAGTTCTCGAACACGCTGTTGCGGATTTGACCAAGATTGCTGGCCAGAAGCCAGTGACGACCAAGTCGCGCAAGGCAATCGCGGGTTTCAAAATCCGTGAAGGTTACCCGATCGGTACCATGGTCACCCTGCGTGGCGCTCGCATGTACGAGTTCCTGGATCGCTTCATCACCGTGGCCCTGCCGCGCGTGCGCGATTTCCGTGGTGTGAATGGCCGTGCGTTCGATGGTCGTGGCAACTACAACATCGGTGTCAAGGAACAGATCATTTTCCCTGAAATCGAGTACGACAAGATTGACGCGTTGCGCGGTATGAATATCAGCATCACGACAACCGCTAAGACCGACGACGAAGCGAAAGCTCTGCTCGCCGCCTTTAAATTCCCGTTCAGAAACTGA
- the rplX gene encoding 50S ribosomal protein L24: MDKIRKNDEVIVLTGKDKGKRGVVQQRIDAEHIVVDGINVAKKATKPNPMTGVTGGIVDKTMPIHVSNVALFNAATGKADRVGFKEVDGKKVRVFKSSGEVVKA; the protein is encoded by the coding sequence ATGGATAAGATTCGTAAAAACGACGAAGTCATCGTTCTGACCGGGAAAGACAAGGGCAAACGTGGTGTGGTTCAGCAACGTATCGATGCTGAACATATCGTGGTTGACGGCATCAACGTCGCTAAAAAAGCGACCAAGCCGAACCCGATGACTGGCGTAACTGGTGGTATCGTCGATAAGACCATGCCAATTCACGTGTCCAACGTTGCATTGTTCAATGCAGCGACTGGCAAGGCAGATCGCGTAGGTTTCAAAGAAGTGGACGGCAAAAAAGTCCGCGTCTTTAAATCCTCCGGCGAAGTAGTGAAGGCTTAA
- the rplN gene encoding 50S ribosomal protein L14 — translation MIQTESRLEVADNTGAKEVMCIKVLGGSKRRYAGIGDVIKVTVKVAAPRGRVKKGEIYNAVVVRTAKGVRRQDGSLVKFDGNAAVLLNAKLEPIGTRIFGPVTRELRSEKFMKIVSLAPEVL, via the coding sequence ATGATTCAAACTGAAAGCCGGCTCGAAGTGGCTGACAATACCGGTGCCAAAGAAGTAATGTGCATCAAGGTATTGGGCGGCTCCAAGCGCCGTTATGCTGGCATTGGCGATGTGATCAAGGTAACCGTCAAGGTTGCTGCGCCACGTGGCCGTGTCAAAAAAGGTGAAATTTATAACGCCGTGGTTGTGCGCACCGCTAAAGGTGTTCGCCGCCAAGACGGTTCCCTGGTGAAGTTCGACGGCAATGCCGCAGTTCTGTTAAACGCCAAGCTGGAACCGATCGGTACCCGTATTTTTGGACCTGTCACACGCGAACTGCGTAGTGAAAAGTTCATGAAAATCGTGTCCCTGGCACCGGAAGTCCTGTAA
- the rpsQ gene encoding 30S ribosomal protein S17, which translates to MNDPVKKPLKRTLIGKVVSDKMDKTVTVLIERHVKHPLYGKIIMRSNKYHAHDETNQVKAGDTVEIQEGRPISKTKAWTVTRVVQAAQIV; encoded by the coding sequence ATGAACGATCCAGTGAAAAAGCCGCTCAAGCGCACGCTGATCGGTAAAGTGGTCTCCGACAAGATGGACAAGACCGTTACCGTTCTGATCGAACGCCACGTGAAGCATCCTTTGTACGGCAAGATCATCATGCGTTCGAACAAGTATCACGCGCATGACGAAACCAACCAGGTCAAAGCCGGTGATACGGTCGAGATCCAGGAAGGTCGCCCGATCTCCAAGACAAAGGCGTGGACGGTCACCCGTGTGGTGCAAGCCGCACAAATCGTTTAA
- the rpmC gene encoding 50S ribosomal protein L29 has translation MKATELRGKDQAALQKELNDLLKAQFGMRMQIATQQLSNTSQLKKVRRDIARVKTVMNLKEAK, from the coding sequence ATGAAAGCAACTGAACTCCGCGGCAAAGACCAGGCAGCTCTGCAAAAAGAGTTGAATGACTTGTTGAAGGCACAGTTCGGCATGCGTATGCAAATCGCTACGCAACAGCTGAGCAACACTTCGCAGCTCAAGAAGGTACGCCGCGATATCGCGCGTGTGAAGACGGTAATGAATCTGAAGGAAGCCAAATGA
- the rplP gene encoding 50S ribosomal protein L16 produces MLQPARRKYRKEQKGRNTGISHSRGTAVSFGEFGLKAVARGRITARQIEAARRAMTRHIKRGGRIWIRIFPDKPISNKPAEVRMGNGKGNPEYYVAEIQPGKVLYEMDGVDEALAREAFRLAAAKLPLATTFVVRQVGQ; encoded by the coding sequence ATGCTGCAACCAGCACGCAGAAAGTATCGTAAAGAGCAGAAGGGCCGCAACACCGGTATCTCGCATTCGCGCGGCACCGCCGTGTCGTTCGGCGAATTCGGTTTGAAAGCGGTTGCCCGCGGTCGTATCACTGCGCGTCAAATTGAAGCGGCGCGTCGTGCAATGACCCGTCACATCAAGCGCGGTGGCCGTATCTGGATCCGTATTTTCCCGGACAAGCCAATTTCGAACAAACCGGCTGAAGTCCGTATGGGTAACGGTAAAGGTAATCCTGAGTACTACGTCGCTGAAATTCAGCCAGGCAAAGTACTGTATGAAATGGATGGCGTTGATGAAGCGCTGGCACGGGAAGCTTTCCGTCTTGCCGCCGCTAAACTGCCACTGGCAACGACTTTCGTCGTGCGCCAGGTTGGCCAATAA